From one Chloroflexota bacterium genomic stretch:
- a CDS encoding archaemetzincin family Zn-dependent metalloprotease, whose product MIRLVPVGEIEDHVLSGLREALAEVFVEGAELGNSMPLPPSAYNPKRGQHQASEFLYALARLPRQGERLLGVADVDIYSPGLDFVFGLAAPGIQTAVISLTRLRPEYHGQPPDKNLLLERAVREAVHEIGHLLTLGHCPDPGCVMTFSNSLEDTDRKGRAFCPRCQEKKAGRG is encoded by the coding sequence ATGATACGCCTGGTCCCGGTGGGCGAGATAGAGGACCATGTCCTCTCCGGGCTCAGGGAGGCCCTGGCGGAGGTTTTTGTGGAGGGGGCCGAACTAGGGAACAGCATGCCCCTTCCCCCGTCAGCGTACAACCCCAAGCGGGGGCAGCACCAGGCCTCGGAGTTCCTCTATGCCCTCGCCCGGCTGCCCCGGCAGGGGGAGAGGCTGCTGGGGGTGGCGGATGTGGACATCTACAGCCCCGGGCTGGACTTTGTCTTCGGCCTGGCGGCGCCGGGGATTCAGACGGCGGTCATCTCCCTCACCCGCCTGCGGCCCGAATACCACGGCCAGCCCCCTGACAAGAACCTCCTCCTGGAGAGGGCCGTCAGAGAGGCCGTCCACGAGATAGGCCACCTCCTCACCCTGGGGCACTGCCCCGACCCCGGCTGTGTTATGACCTTCTCCAACTCCCTGGAGGACACCGATAGAAAGGGCCGGGCCTTCTGCCCCCGCTGCCAGGAGAAGAAGGCCGGCCGTGGCTGA
- a CDS encoding AAA family ATPase, whose protein sequence is MRGEKEGRAEGIGSAKTACLLTGGPGSGKTTLIKEALASYSGGAGGFYTEEIRAGGVRQGFRLVTLEGETAVLAHVDFPGPFRVGKYGVDVAALERVGVKALRKALEEKRLVVVDEIGKMELFSTAFQEAVARALEMGRVLGTIMLAPHPVADRIKALPQVRVLLLTRSNFQACLQEVRAWLQTA, encoded by the coding sequence ATACGCGGAGAGAAAGAAGGTAGAGCGGAAGGCATAGGCTCTGCCAAGACCGCCTGCCTCCTCACAGGGGGCCCCGGCTCGGGCAAGACAACCCTCATCAAGGAGGCCCTGGCCTCTTACTCCGGCGGGGCAGGGGGGTTCTATACCGAGGAAATCCGGGCCGGGGGGGTAAGGCAGGGCTTCCGCCTGGTGACCCTGGAGGGGGAAACGGCAGTCCTGGCCCATGTGGACTTCCCCGGTCCCTTCCGGGTGGGCAAATATGGGGTGGATGTGGCCGCCCTGGAAAGGGTGGGGGTGAAAGCCCTCAGGAAAGCGCTAGAGGAGAAAAGGCTGGTGGTGGTGGATGAGATAGGCAAGATGGAGCTCTTCTCCACCGCCTTCCAGGAGGCGGTGGCCCGGGCCCTGGAGATGGGCAGGGTCCTGGGGACCATCATGCTGGCACCCCACCCCGTCGCCGACCGCATAAAAGCCCTGCCCCAGGTGCGGGTCCTCTTGCTTACCCGCTCCAACTTCCAGGCCTGCCTCCAGGAGGTCAGGGCCTGGCTGCAAACGGCATGA
- a CDS encoding methionine synthase, whose amino-acid sequence MAKVEAGFLATAIGSMPHADPEAACQAVLRFLPHLPAWPQLPKRSFYEGMYLQFGEGLPGAIEEGERIFIDTNRDVDQPLRQLQDDYEAMAVDSYATSRERAAGFHAFLASRLGNPRAVKGQITGPISCGLSITDQDRKPILYHDIFSDALAKHLRLKAARQEKKLASLGYPTIIFVDEPYMSAFGSAHFALNREQATSLLETVLGGIQGVKGVHCCGNTDWSVLLSTSAQIISFDAYNYAHTLPLYPDEVKAFLGQGGAIAWGIIPNDEESLARETLSSLRDRLEEAMVPFTRKGIPHRQLLSQGLVTPSCGLAPLSPEASLRALELLSQLSQEMRKRL is encoded by the coding sequence ATGGCGAAAGTGGAGGCGGGCTTCCTGGCCACGGCCATAGGCAGTATGCCCCATGCCGACCCCGAAGCCGCCTGCCAGGCGGTCCTCAGGTTCCTGCCCCACCTCCCCGCCTGGCCCCAGCTCCCCAAGCGCTCCTTCTACGAGGGCATGTATCTCCAGTTCGGGGAGGGCCTGCCCGGGGCGATAGAAGAGGGCGAGCGGATATTCATAGACACAAACAGGGATGTGGACCAGCCTTTAAGGCAGCTCCAGGATGACTACGAGGCCATGGCCGTGGACAGCTACGCTACAAGCCGGGAAAGGGCGGCGGGCTTCCATGCCTTCCTCGCCTCCCGGCTGGGCAACCCCAGGGCGGTCAAGGGGCAGATAACCGGGCCCATAAGCTGTGGCCTCTCCATCACCGACCAGGACAGGAAGCCCATCCTCTACCACGATATCTTCTCCGACGCCCTGGCCAAGCACCTCCGGCTGAAAGCCGCCCGGCAGGAAAAGAAGCTGGCCTCCCTGGGCTACCCCACTATCATCTTCGTGGACGAGCCTTATATGAGCGCCTTTGGCTCGGCCCACTTCGCCCTAAACCGGGAGCAGGCCACGTCCCTTCTGGAGACAGTCCTGGGGGGCATCCAGGGGGTGAAGGGGGTCCACTGCTGCGGCAACACCGACTGGTCGGTGCTCCTCTCCACCTCCGCCCAGATTATCAGCTTTGATGCCTATAACTATGCCCACACCCTCCCCCTCTACCCCGATGAAGTGAAGGCCTTCTTGGGCCAGGGCGGGGCCATCGCCTGGGGGATTATCCCCAACGATGAAGAGAGCCTGGCCAGGGAGACCCTTTCCAGCCTCCGGGACCGGCTGGAGGAGGCCATGGTCCCCTTCACCCGGAAGGGCATCCCCCACCGCCAGCTCCTCTCCCAGGGCCTGGTCACCCCCTCCTGCGGCCTGGCCCCCCTCTCCCCTGAAGCCTCCCTGAGGGCCCTGGAGCTCCTCTCCCAGCTCTCCCAGGAGATGAGAAAGAGACTATAA
- the mtnP gene encoding S-methyl-5'-thioadenosine phosphorylase, with the protein MMPEARLGVIGGSGLYHIEGLSDVKEVRVKTPFGDPSDAIVLGTLEGERVAFLPRHGRGHRISPTEIPVRANIYALKSLGVERIISVSAVGSLKETLQPLDLVIPDQLLDRTRSRVSSFFGGGVVVHVAFADPFCPALSRALYKACQGEGVGVHKGGTLVVIEGPLFSTRAESLLYRSWGADIIGMTALPEAKLAREAEICYATLASVTDYDCWHQEHASVSIEMVISNLQKNVERAKTVLRKLIGAIPRERDCPCPTTLKDAIITDPRLIPAQKRQELALLIGKYLPPEG; encoded by the coding sequence ATGATGCCTGAGGCCAGGCTCGGGGTCATCGGGGGCAGCGGCCTCTACCACATAGAGGGGCTGAGCGACGTGAAGGAAGTCAGGGTGAAGACCCCCTTCGGCGACCCCAGCGATGCCATCGTCCTGGGCACCCTGGAGGGGGAGAGGGTGGCCTTCCTCCCCCGCCACGGCCGGGGCCACCGCATCTCCCCTACGGAAATCCCGGTGCGGGCCAATATCTACGCCCTCAAGTCCCTAGGGGTGGAGAGGATTATATCGGTCTCGGCGGTGGGCAGCCTTAAAGAGACACTCCAGCCCCTGGACCTGGTAATCCCCGACCAGCTCCTTGACCGCACGCGGAGCCGGGTGAGCAGCTTTTTCGGGGGTGGGGTGGTGGTCCATGTGGCCTTTGCCGACCCCTTCTGCCCGGCCCTCTCCCGGGCCCTCTACAAGGCCTGCCAGGGGGAGGGGGTGGGGGTGCACAAGGGGGGGACCCTGGTGGTCATAGAGGGACCCCTCTTCTCCACCAGGGCCGAGTCCCTCCTCTACCGCTCCTGGGGGGCCGATATCATCGGCATGACCGCCCTGCCCGAGGCCAAGCTGGCCCGGGAGGCGGAGATTTGCTACGCTACCCTGGCCTCGGTGACCGACTACGACTGCTGGCACCAGGAGCACGCCTCGGTCAGCATAGAGATGGTTATCTCCAACCTCCAGAAGAATGTGGAAAGGGCAAAGACGGTCCTGAGGAAACTAATAGGGGCCATCCCCAGGGAGAGGGACTGCCCCTGCCCCACCACCCTCAAAGACGCCATTATCACCGACCCCAGGCTTATCCCGGCCCAGAAAAGGCAGGAACTGGCCCTCCTGATAGGGAAATACCTGCCGCCGGAGGGATGA
- the mtnA gene encoding S-methyl-5-thioribose-1-phosphate isomerase: MSIRAVQWLGDRLRILDQAHLPHRLVYRELRDAEGVAQAIRGLRVRGAPLIGIAAAYGVVLGARGLPVSSLPEFRKGLEEVARALEKTRPTAVNLPRALNRMRRAWAGGTGHREIEARLLEEALSLEREEEEASEKMGQYGAELLADGDLVLTHCNSGSLATAGVGTALGVIKVAHRQGKHIQVLVSETRPLLQGARLTAWELKQEGIPFTLITDSMAGYFMKKGEVKAVITGADRIAANGDSANKIGTYTLAVLAMEHGVPFYIVVPTSTVDLSLASGEGITIEERNPREVTHFAGASTAPRGTRAANPAFDVTPHHYISAIITEKGVLQEPYEERLKKAVAGHDA, translated from the coding sequence TTGTCCATCAGGGCAGTCCAGTGGCTGGGGGATAGGCTGCGCATCCTTGACCAGGCCCACCTCCCCCACCGCCTGGTCTATAGAGAGCTCAGGGATGCAGAAGGGGTGGCCCAGGCCATCCGGGGCCTCAGGGTGAGGGGCGCCCCCCTCATAGGCATCGCTGCCGCCTACGGGGTGGTGCTGGGGGCAAGGGGCCTGCCGGTCTCCTCCCTCCCGGAGTTCAGGAAGGGGCTGGAAGAGGTGGCCCGGGCCCTGGAGAAGACCCGCCCCACCGCCGTCAACCTCCCCCGGGCCCTCAACCGGATGAGGCGGGCCTGGGCAGGGGGCACCGGCCACAGGGAGATAGAGGCCCGGCTTCTTGAGGAGGCCCTCTCCCTGGAAAGGGAAGAAGAGGAAGCGTCGGAGAAGATGGGGCAATATGGGGCGGAGCTGCTGGCCGACGGGGACCTGGTCCTCACCCACTGCAACAGCGGGTCCCTGGCCACGGCGGGGGTGGGCACCGCCCTGGGGGTAATAAAGGTGGCCCACCGGCAGGGGAAGCATATCCAGGTCCTGGTCTCCGAGACCCGGCCCCTCCTCCAGGGTGCCCGCCTTACCGCCTGGGAGCTTAAGCAGGAGGGCATCCCCTTCACCCTTATCACCGATTCCATGGCGGGCTATTTCATGAAAAAAGGGGAGGTCAAGGCAGTGATAACGGGGGCGGACCGGATAGCCGCCAACGGGGATTCGGCCAACAAGATAGGGACCTATACCCTGGCCGTCCTGGCCATGGAGCACGGGGTCCCCTTCTATATTGTAGTCCCCACCTCCACCGTTGACCTCTCCCTGGCCTCGGGGGAGGGAATCACCATTGAGGAGAGGAACCCCCGGGAGGTGACCCACTTCGCCGGGGCCTCCACAGCGCCCCGGGGCACCCGGGCGGCCAACCCCGCCTTTGACGTCACCCCCCACCACTATATCAGCGCCATCATCACCGAGAAGGGCGTCCTCCAGGAGCCCTACGAGGAGAGGTTGAAGAAAGCCGTGGCGGGCCATGATGCCTGA
- the cooS gene encoding anaerobic carbon-monoxide dehydrogenase catalytic subunit — MAEHKTIDPATLELLEIAEQEGISTCFSRSEVIKPCPIGREGNCCKACFMGHCRLVGKTTVGICGATLEVVQARNFARAVAGGAAAHSDHGRNVAFTLIAIGEGKAPGYEIKDEKKLRRVASYMGLKTEGKSTQELALEVGRFALNDFGRQDGELYNLRRAPPKRQELWRRLGIAPRGVDREVCEMMHRTTMGVDQDPEHILTQAMRCALADGWGGSMIATDLSDIIFGIPTPVLGTSNFGVLKEEDVNMVIHGHEPTLAEMIVAVAKEPTLLEYARLKGAKGINVVGMCCSGNELLMRHGVPIAGNFLQSDLIMVSGAVEAMVVDYQCVMQGIVEVAKHFHTKVITTTDRAKIQGATHIEFDDHRAQEVARLIVRTAIDNFPNRKRVHIPAYVDPLVSGFSHEYLNYMLGGTFRESFRPLNDNIINGRIRGAAGVAGCNNPHTAHDESHIGIIKEFIKNDVLVVTTGCNSIACAKHGLLTPEVMEMCGPGLREVCQTIGIPPVLHMGSCIDNSRILTVLSQMVTEGGLGEDISDLPGVGLAPEWMSEKALTIGTYLAASGVYTIFGMQSPVAGSPEITRMITQGWEEKVGGKLEFEADWHKAVEKGLEHIDKKRKALKLEPYDPARYARSSAYLPGEYLGFKEHAEGKYSLEK; from the coding sequence ATGGCAGAGCACAAGACCATTGACCCCGCTACCCTGGAGCTTCTGGAAATCGCAGAGCAGGAAGGGATATCCACCTGCTTTTCCCGGAGTGAAGTCATCAAGCCCTGCCCCATAGGGCGGGAGGGGAACTGCTGTAAAGCCTGCTTTATGGGCCACTGCCGTCTGGTGGGCAAGACCACCGTCGGCATCTGTGGGGCCACCCTGGAGGTGGTCCAGGCCAGGAACTTTGCCCGGGCCGTAGCCGGGGGCGCCGCCGCCCATAGCGACCACGGCCGGAATGTGGCCTTTACCCTCATCGCCATCGGGGAGGGGAAGGCCCCGGGGTATGAGATAAAGGACGAAAAGAAGCTGAGGCGCGTTGCTTCCTATATGGGGCTCAAGACCGAGGGCAAGTCCACGCAGGAGCTGGCCCTTGAGGTGGGGAGGTTCGCCCTCAACGATTTTGGTCGGCAGGATGGGGAGCTCTACAACCTGCGCCGGGCGCCTCCCAAGCGTCAGGAGCTGTGGCGTCGCCTCGGTATCGCCCCGCGGGGGGTGGACCGGGAGGTCTGCGAGATGATGCACCGCACCACCATGGGGGTGGACCAGGACCCTGAGCACATCCTCACCCAGGCTATGCGTTGTGCCCTGGCCGATGGCTGGGGAGGCTCTATGATTGCCACCGACCTCTCGGATATCATCTTCGGCATCCCCACCCCCGTTTTGGGCACCTCCAACTTCGGTGTCCTCAAGGAAGAGGATGTCAATATGGTCATCCACGGGCATGAGCCCACCCTGGCGGAGATGATTGTGGCGGTAGCCAAGGAGCCGACGCTGCTGGAATATGCGCGCTTAAAAGGTGCCAAGGGGATAAATGTGGTGGGGATGTGCTGTTCAGGAAACGAGCTCCTGATGCGTCACGGCGTCCCCATCGCCGGTAACTTCCTCCAGTCGGACCTCATCATGGTGAGCGGGGCGGTGGAGGCCATGGTGGTGGACTACCAGTGCGTGATGCAGGGGATAGTGGAGGTGGCAAAGCATTTCCATACCAAGGTCATCACCACCACGGACCGGGCCAAGATACAGGGGGCCACCCACATTGAGTTTGACGACCACCGGGCGCAGGAGGTAGCCCGCCTCATCGTGCGCACCGCCATAGATAATTTCCCCAACCGCAAGAGGGTCCATATCCCGGCCTATGTGGACCCCCTGGTCTCGGGGTTCTCCCATGAATACCTGAACTACATGCTGGGGGGCACCTTCCGGGAGTCCTTCCGCCCCCTCAACGACAATATCATCAATGGCCGCATCAGGGGGGCAGCCGGGGTGGCGGGGTGCAATAATCCCCATACCGCCCACGATGAGTCCCATATCGGCATCATCAAGGAGTTCATAAAGAACGATGTTCTGGTGGTGACCACCGGGTGCAACTCCATCGCCTGCGCCAAGCACGGGCTTCTGACCCCGGAGGTGATGGAGATGTGCGGGCCTGGCCTCCGCGAGGTGTGCCAGACCATAGGTATTCCTCCTGTCCTGCACATGGGCTCCTGTATTGACAACTCCCGTATTCTCACCGTCCTCTCCCAGATGGTCACGGAAGGGGGCCTGGGTGAGGACATCTCCGACCTGCCCGGTGTGGGCCTGGCCCCGGAGTGGATGTCCGAGAAGGCCCTGACCATTGGCACCTACCTCGCGGCCTCGGGGGTCTATACCATCTTCGGCATGCAGTCGCCGGTGGCGGGGAGCCCGGAGATAACGCGGATGATAACCCAGGGCTGGGAGGAGAAGGTGGGGGGCAAGCTGGAGTTTGAAGCGGACTGGCATAAGGCGGTGGAGAAAGGCCTGGAGCACATTGACAAGAAGCGCAAGGCCCTCAAGCTGGAGCCCTACGACCCCGCCCGCTACGCCAGGAGCTCCGCCTACCTCCCGGGGGAATACCTCGGCTTCAAAGAGCACGCCGAGGGCAAATACAGCCTGGAGAAATAA
- the radC gene encoding DNA repair protein RadC, with the protein MAEERPTKPGLEYAPLIRDLPPSERPRERLRAFGPSALGNAELLAIILRTGTASESVLSLASRLLARSGGLRGLARASLGELRSQKGVGEAKAVELQAALELGKRLFALGPEDRPQVRSPQDVANLLLAEMGYLEQEHLRVVLLNTRNQIVAVKEVYRGSVNTSLVRVGEVLREAVRENCPAIVVVHNHPSGDPTPSPEDIEVTKQIVEAGKLLDIEVLDHLIVAHTRFISLREKGLGFK; encoded by the coding sequence ATGGCTGAAGAAAGGCCCACAAAGCCGGGGCTGGAGTACGCCCCCCTCATCAGGGACCTGCCCCCCTCGGAGAGGCCCCGGGAGCGCCTGCGGGCCTTCGGGCCCTCAGCGCTGGGCAACGCTGAGCTCCTGGCCATCATCCTGCGCACCGGCACGGCCTCCGAGAGCGTCCTCTCCCTGGCCTCCCGCCTGCTGGCCCGCTCCGGCGGCCTGAGGGGCCTGGCCCGGGCCAGCCTGGGCGAGCTCCGCTCCCAGAAAGGGGTCGGGGAGGCCAAGGCGGTGGAGCTCCAGGCGGCCCTGGAGCTGGGGAAGAGGCTCTTTGCCCTGGGCCCCGAGGATAGGCCCCAGGTCCGCTCCCCCCAGGACGTGGCCAACCTCCTCCTGGCAGAGATGGGCTACCTGGAACAGGAGCACCTGCGGGTGGTCCTCCTCAATACCCGCAACCAGATTGTGGCGGTGAAGGAGGTCTACCGGGGAAGCGTCAACACCTCCCTGGTGCGGGTGGGGGAGGTCCTGCGGGAGGCGGTGCGGGAGAACTGCCCAGCCATAGTGGTGGTCCATAACCACCCCTCCGGCGACCCCACCCCCAGCCCCGAGGACATTGAAGTGACCAAACAGATAGTAGAGGCGGGGAAGCTCCTGGACATAGAGGTCCTGGACCACCTCATCGTGGCCCACACCCGCTTCATCAGCCTCCGGGAAAAGGGCCTGGGCTTCAAATAG
- the rplL gene encoding 50S ribosomal protein L7/L12, with product MTREQLIEAVKGMTVLELSELVKALEQELGVTAAVPMAAAAAPAAGAAAAPAVEEQTEFTVTLKEVGPNKINVIKVVREITALGLKEAKDLVEAAPKPVKEGVNKEESQALKAKLEAAGAVVEVK from the coding sequence ATAACCAGAGAGCAACTGATTGAAGCCGTAAAGGGGATGACCGTCCTTGAGCTCTCCGAGCTGGTCAAGGCCCTGGAACAGGAACTGGGGGTAACAGCGGCTGTCCCCATGGCTGCGGCCGCCGCCCCCGCCGCAGGAGCAGCGGCTGCCCCAGCCGTTGAGGAGCAGACCGAGTTCACCGTCACCCTCAAGGAGGTCGGCCCCAACAAGATCAACGTCATCAAGGTAGTCAGGGAGATAACGGCGCTGGGCCTGAAGGAGGCCAAGGACCTGGTGGAGGCCGCCCCCAAGCCGGTAAAAGAGGGGGTGAACAAAGAGGAGTCCCAGGCCCTCAAGGCCAAGCTGGAGGCCGCCGGAGCAGTGGTGGAGGTGAAGTAG
- the rplJ gene encoding 50S ribosomal protein L10, with protein sequence MPKEEKVQEVARLTEMLEKGRLALFTHFRGMHSPEMTELRRRLREKGVDYRVIKNTLMAIALDKAGKGEGKVLLQGPTAVAVGYGEEVETARIFAEFLRQSKTLKLQGALLVDRVLRPEEVLALAALPPREVLLSKVLGTMQAPLARLLGVLQAPMAGLLLVLQARSKQIEGGS encoded by the coding sequence TTGCCCAAAGAAGAGAAGGTCCAGGAGGTAGCAAGGCTGACAGAGATGCTGGAAAAGGGCCGCCTGGCCCTGTTCACTCACTTCCGGGGGATGCATTCCCCGGAGATGACTGAACTGAGAAGGCGCCTGCGGGAAAAGGGGGTGGACTACCGGGTGATAAAGAACACCCTGATGGCCATCGCCCTGGATAAGGCGGGGAAAGGGGAGGGGAAAGTCCTCCTCCAGGGGCCAACGGCCGTCGCCGTAGGCTACGGGGAGGAGGTGGAGACCGCCAGAATATTTGCCGAGTTCCTGCGGCAGAGCAAGACCCTCAAGCTACAAGGGGCACTCCTCGTGGACAGGGTGCTGCGCCCCGAGGAAGTCCTGGCCCTGGCGGCCCTGCCACCCAGAGAGGTGCTCCTCAGCAAGGTCCTGGGGACCATGCAGGCACCCCTGGCCCGGCTCCTGGGTGTCCTCCAGGCCCCCATGGCGGGGCTCCTGCTGGTCCTCCAAGCCAGGTCCAAGCAAATAGAAGGAGGTTCGTAA
- the rplA gene encoding 50S ribosomal protein L1 encodes MAERGKKYQAAVKLVEADRSYAPQEAVALAKKASFTKFDETVELHLRLGVDPRHSDQQVRGVATLPHGLGKKVRVLVFAQGEASRLAQEAGADTVGGEELIKKIEEGFLDFDVAITSPDMMGKVGKLGKILGRKGLMPNPKAGTVVPANDLPRAIAEAGKGRVEFRLDRTAIIHVPLGKVSFEEQKLLENLTAVMEAVTKAKPSGAKGQYIRSAFLTTTMGPGLELDLKSTQALAAG; translated from the coding sequence ATGGCAGAAAGAGGCAAGAAATATCAGGCAGCAGTAAAGCTGGTGGAGGCAGACCGTTCTTATGCCCCCCAGGAGGCCGTGGCCCTGGCCAAGAAGGCCAGCTTTACCAAGTTCGATGAAACTGTGGAGCTCCACCTGCGCCTGGGGGTGGACCCCAGGCACTCCGACCAGCAGGTGCGCGGCGTGGCCACCCTCCCCCACGGACTCGGGAAGAAGGTGAGGGTCCTGGTCTTCGCCCAGGGAGAGGCCTCAAGGCTGGCCCAGGAGGCCGGGGCCGACACCGTGGGCGGGGAGGAACTCATCAAGAAGATAGAGGAGGGCTTCCTGGACTTTGATGTGGCCATCACCTCCCCCGATATGATGGGCAAGGTGGGCAAACTGGGCAAGATTCTGGGCCGGAAGGGCCTCATGCCCAATCCCAAGGCCGGGACTGTGGTCCCCGCCAACGACCTGCCCCGGGCTATCGCCGAGGCCGGAAAGGGCAGGGTGGAGTTCCGGCTGGACCGCACCGCTATTATCCATGTCCCCCTGGGCAAGGTGAGCTTTGAAGAGCAAAAGCTCCTGGAGAATCTGACCGCTGTGATGGAGGCGGTGACAAAAGCCAAGCCCTCGGGGGCCAAGGGGCAGTATATCAGGAGCGCTTTCCTCACCACCACTATGGGCCCGGGCCTGGAGCTGGACCTCAAGAGCACCCAGGCCCTGGCAGCTGGATAG
- the rplK gene encoding 50S ribosomal protein L11, translating into MAKRIKAIVKLQIPAGKATPAPPVGPALGQHGVNIMAFCKDYNERTASQAGNIIPVEIVIYEDRSFTFITKTPPASELIKKALSLEKGSATPGRAPVGALSREKLKEIAQLKMKDINAKDLEAAMRIIEGTARSMGVEVK; encoded by the coding sequence ATGGCAAAGAGGATAAAGGCTATCGTCAAACTCCAGATACCAGCAGGCAAGGCCACCCCGGCCCCCCCGGTTGGGCCCGCCCTGGGACAGCATGGGGTGAACATCATGGCCTTCTGCAAGGACTACAATGAGCGCACCGCATCCCAGGCGGGCAATATCATCCCAGTGGAGATTGTTATCTACGAGGACCGTTCTTTTACCTTTATCACCAAGACACCACCCGCCTCCGAGCTCATCAAGAAGGCATTGAGCCTGGAAAAGGGAAGCGCTACCCCCGGGCGGGCCCCGGTGGGCGCCCTTTCCCGGGAGAAGCTCAAGGAGATAGCCCAACTCAAGATGAAGGACATCAATGCCAAGGACCTGGAAGCAGCCATGCGCATAATTGAGGGGACAGCCCGCAGTATGGGGGTGGAGGTGAAATAG
- the nusG gene encoding transcription termination/antitermination protein NusG, which produces MTEEKDARRWYVIHTYSGYEERVKRNLEQRIRSMDAQNQIFQVLIPTEKEIEVREGQKRTVERKIFPGYLMVEMVMDDKSWNVVRNTPAVTGFVSAQDSEGKLVPVPLEEEKVQQVKKQMESEVPRVKVGFTKGQSVRIVDGPFIDFVGVVDEVSPEKGKVKVLVSFFGRETPVELDFLQAERL; this is translated from the coding sequence ATGACCGAGGAAAAGGACGCCCGGAGATGGTATGTCATCCACACCTACTCCGGCTACGAGGAGAGGGTGAAGAGGAACCTGGAGCAGCGCATCCGCTCTATGGACGCCCAGAACCAAATCTTCCAGGTCCTCATCCCCACCGAGAAGGAGATTGAAGTCCGGGAGGGCCAGAAACGCACCGTGGAGAGGAAGATCTTCCCCGGCTACCTTATGGTGGAGATGGTCATGGACGATAAGAGCTGGAATGTGGTGCGCAATACCCCGGCGGTAACCGGCTTCGTCTCCGCCCAGGACAGTGAGGGCAAGCTGGTCCCTGTCCCTCTGGAGGAGGAAAAGGTCCAGCAGGTTAAGAAGCAGATGGAGTCTGAGGTGCCCCGGGTCAAGGTAGGCTTTACCAAGGGCCAGAGCGTGAGGATCGTGGACGGACCATTTATCGACTTTGTAGGGGTCGTGGATGAGGTAAGTCCGGAGAAGGGCAAGGTAAAGGTCCTGGTCTCTTTCTTCGGCCGGGAGACACCAGTAGAGCTGGATTTCCTTCAGGCAGAAAGGCTGTAA
- the secE gene encoding preprotein translocase subunit SecE, which produces MPKESRTLAPKKPSRFRFVPETVAELRKAVWPTPREAARLTLMVIAVAASVGVALGGIDYAFTQMVRLLFPVK; this is translated from the coding sequence ATGCCCAAAGAGAGTAGGACCCTTGCCCCCAAGAAGCCTTCCCGCTTCAGGTTCGTCCCGGAGACCGTGGCCGAACTTAGAAAAGCGGTCTGGCCTACACCGAGGGAGGCCGCAAGGCTCACCCTTATGGTGATAGCTGTTGCCGCAAGCGTGGGCGTGGCCCTGGGGGGCATTGACTATGCCTTTACCCAGATGGTCCGCCTCTTGTTCCCTGTGAAGTAG
- the rpmG gene encoding 50S ribosomal protein L33, with the protein MAKKGEARSIIHLACGQCKERTYTSEKNKKNDSQRLELRKYCPHCRVHTPHREVK; encoded by the coding sequence GTGGCCAAAAAAGGGGAAGCCCGGTCCATCATCCACCTGGCCTGCGGTCAGTGTAAGGAGAGAACCTACACCTCGGAAAAGAACAAGAAGAACGACTCCCAAAGGCTGGAGCTTCGGAAGTACTGCCCCCATTGCCGGGTCCATACCCCCCACCGCGAGGTAAAATAG